The Deinococcus malanensis sequence CCGTTCATCTGGCGAGAGCGGCTCGTTTCGGATGTCGCCCGTGAACTCGAGGTCAGCAAGACGGCCATGCTGTACCGCGTCCGCCAGTTCCTGCGATTGGGCCTCCTGACGGTCACGCGCACCGAGGCACGCGCTGGACGAGCCCTCAAGTACTACCGGGCGAGTTCCCAGGGGTACTTCGTGCCATTTGCGGCCACGCAGGCTGAGTCGGTGCAGGCGCTGTACGAGGCGTCACTGGACCATCCGCGTCACTCGGTGCTCGCCAGTCTGTCGCAGGCCTGGAGCGGCCTGGCCGATGATGCCCGCGAGTACGGCCTGTACACCTTCGGGGACGAACGCGGCCTTATGAGTCACGCCCTACTGCCGTACCAGCCGGTCGTGCCGCACCGGAACGCACTTGCGGATGGAGGGATGCTGGGGCCGCTCTTGGCGGACGCTGCGCCAGCACTCTGGGACAACACCGCCACGCTCATCCTGGCTAAAGGTGACGCCAAGGCGTTACAGCGTGAACTCTACGCTCTGCACCGCAAGTACCAGGGCCGCCGGGACCCCACGGGTGACCCATATCTGCTGCGGCTCACCTTAACTCCGAATACTCTGCGAGAACTGCAGACGCACCGTGACCCTTCGGCTGCATACCCTAGAAGGGTTGATAAACAATAAGCTTCAATCCGGCTGGAGGGCCGCGTTGGGGGACGCAAGCGCAAACTTCTGCCCCACCGGGAGCAGGAGATCCGTGAGGCTGTCCAGTCCGGGCGGCGCACTGCGGCGCAGTGCGCCAGAACGCAGAAGACGCAGCAACTTAGACCAGCGATGAAGCGGGGAGCGTCAGCAAACTCCTGGCATCATGGCCAGCGGACTGGCGTCTGTCAGACCAGCTCCGCACGAGCCACCTGCTCCTTTCTGTACTGAAGTTCGTACAGCTCTCGATAGAGGCCGTCCGCTTTCATCAATTCCGTATGGGTTCCGTCTTCCACAATCTCTCCGGCGTTCAAAACCAGGATGCGTTCAGCGTTCCGGATCGTCGAGAGGCGGTGCGCAATGATGAAGGTGGTGCGCCCCTGCATGAGCATCTCCAGCGCCTCTTGCACCAGCGCTTCAGATTCGTTGTCGAGTGCACTGGTCGCCTCATCGAGAATCAGAATGCGCGGGTTCTTCAGCAGCGCGCGGGCAATCGCCACCCGCTGCCGCTGGCCGCCGCTGAGCTTGACGCCGCGCTCACCTACGAGGGTCGCATACCCCTGCGGGAAATCCTGAACAAAGGTGTGGGCGTTCGCGGCTCGGGCTGCCGCCATAACCTCTGCCGGGCTGGCGCCCGGATGCCCGTAGCGGATGTTGTCCTCGATACTGCCAGAAAACAGCAGCGTCTCCTGCGGCACTAGCCCCACCTGCGTCCGCAGGTCGCGCAGGGCATACGCACGCACATCGTGCCCGTCAACCAGCAGCGCTCCTTCGCTCACGTCCCAGAAGCGCGAAATCAGGTTGACCAGTGTCGTCTTGCCTGCGCCACTGGGCCCGACCAGCGCAACCACCTGTCCAGCGGGCACATCGAAATTCAGCCGGCGCAGGATCGGCGCCCCGCCGTAACCGAAGGTCACGCGGTCGAAGGCGACACTGCCCTGGGCACGGGGCAGTGGGACAGGCGCGGTCGTCTCCGGGAGGTCGCTGCGCTCGTCGAGGAGTTCGAAGATGCGGCCTGAAGCTCCGAGTGCCTCCTGAAACTGGTTGGAAATACCGGTCAGTGCTGCTACCGTCCCGCCGACCTGAAGGGCATAGATCAGAAACGTGACGAGGTTGCCTGGCGTGAGGTCACCCGCCATGACCTGGCGTCCGCCGAACCACAGCATGACCGCCAGCGCACCGAAGGTCAGAAAGCTCATGGTGCCGCCCATCAACGCCTGAAGCCGGGCCCGTCGCAGTGCCGCCAGGAAGGAGGCGAGCACGCCCTGGCCGTATCGGCCGCGTTCGATGTCTTCGGCCGTGAAGCTCTGCACGACGCGCACACCACTGATGGCTTCCTCGGCGCTGGCGTTGGCTTCGGCCACCCGGTCCTGCACTTCCCGGCTGACTTTGCGGATGCGGCGCCCTATCATGACCGCGATTCCGATCACCAATGGGATCACTGCCAGCGTCAGCAGGCTCAGGCGCGGGCTGGTCAGCACCAGTAATGTACCCGCGCCGATCAGGCTCACGACCTGCGCGGCAAGTTGCGCGAGCGCCGTGCTGGTCACAGTCTGCACCGTACCCACGTCGGCGGTTAGCCTGCTGGTCAGGTCGCCGGTCTTGTGCTCTGCAAAGAACCGTGGCGAGAGGGTCAGCAGGTGCGCAAACAGGCTTCTGCGCAGGTCGGCCACCACGCTTACTCCCACTCTGGACAGCAGGTACGACTGTACTGCACCGAACAGAGAGGACAACGCGAAAATGCCCAGCAGGGCCACCACAGTGCGGTCGAGCAGCCCGGTGTCGGTGCTCCCCACCCGCAGAAAAGACGCGTCGATCAGCTGCCCGAATAGCAGCGGAAATACAAGATTCAGGCCGCTGGAGAGCAGCGTGGCAACCAGCCCCAGCAGGAACATCCCGCGGTAGGGCCGCGCGTAGGCGAGCAGCCGCGCGAGCTGTTTCGGGTCACGCTTGACGCGCGGCGAGCTCGGATCGCGGGCAGACGAAGCCATGCGGGAAGAGCGCGACATCATGCAGACAGCGTACGTCCAGCAGGCGAGGAGAATGACCCTTCCCGGGCTTCAGGTCAAGCGCAGGCTGTTCAGGCGCAGGTCGTCCACCAGCCGCTTCATGTGTTCGCCGCTCTCCGTGATCTGCCTCAGATACAACCGACCGCGGTCGTCAAACTGCACGCTGTATTTCCGCTCGAGCACGCCAGCAAAAACAGGTGACCGCACGGATCAGGCCATCATGGACGCCCGCGCATACGCTCTGGAAGCCAACCGCGTGCCCTGAGCCGCCATTACACCACCTTGAAGGCCGCCTGCTTCTCCGAAACGGGAAGCAGGCGGTCCAATGCGTTGACCTTCAGGCGCGCAGGGCCGGCACCTGCTGGTACGTAAGGAGCGAACGCTGCTCGTGATCATCAACCGCGGAAGCACTGGGGGTACGCGCGTTCGTGTCAGGGCGGCGCACACCAGCAAGTTTGGCTTCAAGTTCGTCAGAAAACAGCCACAGCATCATCGGGGGGTTTCTTTTCATGGAACTAGCTCCTTGAAAGGACTGCAGCAGCGCAGTCAACCTTCATGCCCCAGTCAGCATACGCCAACGATGATGAGTGTTGACAGTCACATTTGGTCAATGGCCTATCATTGAAACGCTGGTCTCGCGTCACACTTCGTGGCTCGCCGATGTGCAGGACAACACCGGGTCTTCCGGGCATCCTGGCCCGGATGGGGTTGAGCGGGCAGGTACAGTGACAGGAATGCTTCTGCTTGTGCCTGCCAGCAAATTCACACCACGTGACGGGACGCTCGCGCGTCAGGGGGTCTGATGTCGTTCTTCCGGACGCACCTGGTGGACGTGCTGCGTCATGATTACGTGAGCTTTAAAGGACGCGTGCGCCGGCGTGACTTCTGGCGGTTCATGCTCGCGACGGCCGTGGTGTCGTTGGTGTTGAGCGCGTTTCAACTGGTGGTGCGCGAGGGCACCCTCCTGGCCCGAATTGTGGAGGGCGTAGACCTGCTGGTGGCCACGGCGTTCCTGGTGCCAACCTTGGGTATGGGCGCGCGGCGGCTGCATGACGCGGGGCTGAGTGGATGGTGGCAATTGCTGCTAGCTCCCCTGCTGCTGTTCGTGCCGTGGAGCGCAGTGACGGATCCAGGCGTGACGGTCGTCTGGGGGCCGTGGTGGATCGTGACGGCCGTACTGGGCTGGGCGGGCCTGCTGGTGCTGCTGATGGTGGACAGCGTCCCGCACGTGAACCGCTGGGGGGCCAGCCCGAAAGGAGCCGTACCGGGTGACGGGACCGTGAACGCCTGACGCGCATCACCGTGGGTCATGATGAACGAATGACGCTGCCCTTCCCGGATCAGACCATTACCCTGGTTTACCAGCACCATGGTCTGAAGACCGCGGTGGAGGTCGTGGTGTACGGCGCGACCCCGCGGGTGCGCGGGTACGTGCTGGAGGACGGCGAGGCGCGGCGGGTGTGGATGTTCGACGTGAGCCCGTCCCTGGTGGGGCAGGCTCAGCGACTCGTCACGGGCGCGCTGACCGGGGAAGATAGATCGATGACGCTCACCGGCTGGCAGATCTCCCTTGAAGCCGCTGGAGACGTTGGCGCGAGGCGGGAGCTGCGCGTGATGTTTCCGGAGGGCGAGACCACCTGTGTGTGGCCAGTGACTGATCACGGCGTGCGGACGGAACTCACGGACCGGCAGCGCCTGTTGACTGCCGGACCGCTCTGACTGGTCCATGGGCCCGTCCTGCGGCTCGCCGGTGCATAGGTGCGAGGTAGGAAGTCGAATGCAATAGCGTCCAGGACGTCTGAAATACGGCCCAGGTGGGTGCTCCAGGGCCAGCGACTCTGACGCTGCTTCAGCGAGGGCCTGCGCCTGTCCAAAAGTGCTGCCTCTGCCCATCAATACGGCACTTCGAAGCACTGGGTTGGCAAGCCAACGGACCACCAATAAGGCCCCGGACGTCATGCGGGCGCTGATTTCGAGAAAAAACGACGGCGGGCTGTCGCACCTAGGTAAGGTAGTCGAGGTCCTGGGACGAATCGCTGCTGGACATAGGCGATCTCCTTCCGGGTGGTCTCGCCCGTGTATCCACCGACATTGATCACCAGAATCTCGTCTGCGAGGTCAATCTTGTGCCGATGCAGTTGGGCAAAGCGGTCCAGGGCAGCAGCTCGTTCGGCGTCTGACAGATGCGCGAGGATGTCCTCGTCGCGCTGGAGGTGGCTGCCGACGCTTACGACGATACGGCCAGCGAGTGCCTCCCGCAGGCTGGCAGCGTCGAATGCTTCCTGCGCACGCAAGGGCATGCCCAAGGGAGGTCATGCAACCATCTTGCACCCGCGGCGAGAGGTGAAGTATGCATCTGCGAACGGCCCCCTGTGCGGCGGGGTGATGGTCGTTCCTGACGCTCCGCAGGACGCCCGCTTTCATGACAATCCCCTGGTCACGGGTCACCCGGGCGTCCGGTTTTACGCGGGCGCACCCCTGGTCACTCCGGACGGGCATCAACTCGGCTCGTTCTGCATCATCAGCTATGACGCCCGCAGTAAATTCACCAATGAAGATGCCCAGCGGTTGGGTGACTTCGCGGCCCTGGCGATAGATGAACTGGAGTGGCGTCTTGACCGGATCCGGCTCGGCACCCAGCTGCAGGCCAGCACGCGGATAGTGAGTGAACTCAAACACGCGACCAGCCTCCTGAGGGTGCATGAGGCTGTCACAGACCTCGCGATTCACCCGCTGAGCGTCACCGAGTACCTGGACGGGCTCGGCCCGCTCCTGCATGAGAGCGTGCAGGTGGACCTGCTGAGCCTCCGCCTGCCGGAGCCTGACGGTGAAGTGCGCTGGACCATACCCCCAGCCGTCACGGACCAGCCTCTGCCGTTGCCTTCAACTGACTACCCTGCCAGGCCGTTGTTCATGGATGCTTTCGCCGGCATACAGCGGGTGCCGGGGTCCCTGCAAGGTTCGGGCTCCGGTCCTGTAGCGTGGTTCCCGCTCGTGACGCGATCAGGGGAACCGGCACTGCTCACGGTGGTGCGTCTCGAACGTCGCCCGTGGCAGCGGGAGGAGCGCACCCTCCTGCAGGCGACAGCCCATGCGGTTCAAGCGGTGCTGAACCGTCAACAGGAGTCCCGGGGTCGCGAGTCAGCTTTCCCGGCAGGTCCTCTGGCACCCGGGTACCGCGGCACCCATGACGAGGCCGTGAGAGCACGTCCAGCCTCCAGTCTTATGAATGAGGCTGAACTGGCCGCGACGGCTGACCTTGGGTCTAGTGCGGTCGGACTCGCCTCAGGGCGGTTCAACTTCAGGGACGTGGAATTTCACCTGGTTCAGCGGTGCGTGCGAGTGGGTCAGCAGCAGGTGGACCTGACACGACAGGAAGGCCAGCTGTTCGAAATTCTGATGTCTCACCCGGAAGTGGTCGTGCCCCGACGGCTTCTCGAGCGTTCCCTGGGGAGGGAGGATTCGGATTCAACCGCGCTGGTCAACGTTCACATGAGTCACCTGCGTCGGAAGCTGAGAGGGTTGTCGGACCGGGTCACCATCAGCACGGAACGGGGATGGGGGTACGTGCTTCAGGAAGTCCAGAACGCTGTACCGGAATAAGAGAAGAGTCTGCCGGTATCCCTGCTAGGGTTGACGTGGCCAGTTCCCTCCTTGATGCCAGGACGGGGCTCTTCCTTGGATAAGGAACCGTAATACCAACACCCGCTCATGCTCCCGCTAGCCTGCCGGGGTGTACGCGCCTCAGGAACCGGCCGCTGCCGTGACGACCCACAGGAAGCTGGTATCACCGGGCGGTTACCCCTGGTGGCTGCTCAGAAGTGCCCTGGCCCACGGGTGATCTTGTGCAAATACGAAAGCGTCCGGCCGGTCAAGGTCGGTTGAGGGCCGGTACGGATCCGCGCCGCGGCGCAGCAACGCCTCAGCGAATGCGGGACGGTCAAACGCGATTGCCAGCTGAAGCGGGGTGTACCCGGAGAAGGTGTGCAGGTTCGCGTCCGCTCCGGCGCTCAACAGCGCTTCGAGGGTACTGAGCGTGTCATATCGGCCCCACACCGAGCCCAGAATGGTCTGGCCCACGGCGGTAGTCCCGGGCTCCAGGTCATAGGCGTGCGGGGAAGCGCTGTGCAGGTGGTAGGGCACGTCCGGATTCGCGCCCAGCGTGAGCAGGAAAACCACCAGCTCAGGCTGCCCGTGGTAGCACAGTTCGGCCAGCAGCGCACTGGCGTCGGGATCACCCAGCGGAGGCGATTGTTCGAGGAAGGTCCTGACGTCCAGCCAGCGCCCGTTGCACACGTGATCAAGGACGGTGGTCATTGCTTAGCATCCTAGTGGAGGACGTCGGGGCTTCCAGCACCATCTCGTACCCACGGTTGTCACGGTTGGCGGTCATGAAGATCCCCGACGTGTTGTGGTCCGTGATCACGATGCGTTCGTGCGGACTGCCGCAAGGTGATACAGAAAAGCCTGAATCACCGGGTCGAATGATCCCGGTGCCCTGACCTCATAGGTTCTCGTCACCGCTAACAGGCGCGTGGTTTCTTGAATTTCACCAACCTGAGCGTTGTCCTGCATCAGGGCAAAGCGGAGCCGGTGCCAGCTGCTGCGATTGACGAGTTCAAATGACCGGCTGTCTATCTCGAGATCCCATTTGCGCTTGTTATCGTGATGATAAGCGGCAGCGGTTGCGAGAACCGTTGTGCCATCCATCAGGAAATACCGGATGTCGTTTTCTCCGAACGAGCGTAGGTTGGACACTTCGTATTCCAGGCGGTACGTCCTGCCAGTCAATTCAAGCTTGGCAACGTCATCGTGCCCCAGGTTCAAGCGGCCGTTGCGAGCTCCTCCTACCCAGGGAGCGATTGTCAGCGTGCCGATCTGCTCACCATTGAGGTCATAGAAGCGTTTCAGGAAGACTGTGGTGCTCTTCACGATCAGCATGAAGCAGATACGCCGTCACTAGGTGGAAAGTTCTCCATGATCTTCCAGGAACGAGGGTCGCGCGGCCTCAAGTCAGCAGGTCCCAGAGCACCCAGTCCCACAACAGCTGGAACGCCACAAGTACAAGGATCACGAGGAGTACCTCCTCCCACCTCCTCATGCCCTGGCGACGTAGCCAGTGGGTGAAAGGAACCATGATCAGGACCAGGAGCAGGGTCCGGGGCAAGAAGTCGGGGCTCAGGGGCATGTCACGCCCTCACCTGGGATCGATCGCGGGTTGGCATGAGCGACTGTGGCACGCCGCGAGTCATTGTGGGCGTTCTACTGACGCGTCTGCTTCCCTGGTTTCAGCGTGGAAGAGGGACTGTTGAGCTTATGACCGGTCACCAGGAGGTCTCGCCGACGGAGGCAGCTGCGTCC is a genomic window containing:
- a CDS encoding helix-turn-helix transcriptional regulator; translation: MAPQNSPRFPEGAGPVWQRLDDPAAARVLADAYTRQFFQPFIWRERLVSDVARELEVSKTAMLYRVRQFLRLGLLTVTRTEARAGRALKYYRASSQGYFVPFAATQAESVQALYEASLDHPRHSVLASLSQAWSGLADDAREYGLYTFGDERGLMSHALLPYQPVVPHRNALADGGMLGPLLADAAPALWDNTATLILAKGDAKALQRELYALHRKYQGRRDPTGDPYLLRLTLTPNTLRELQTHRDPSAAYPRRVDKQ
- a CDS encoding ABC transporter ATP-binding protein; protein product: MMSRSSRMASSARDPSSPRVKRDPKQLARLLAYARPYRGMFLLGLVATLLSSGLNLVFPLLFGQLIDASFLRVGSTDTGLLDRTVVALLGIFALSSLFGAVQSYLLSRVGVSVVADLRRSLFAHLLTLSPRFFAEHKTGDLTSRLTADVGTVQTVTSTALAQLAAQVVSLIGAGTLLVLTSPRLSLLTLAVIPLVIGIAVMIGRRIRKVSREVQDRVAEANASAEEAISGVRVVQSFTAEDIERGRYGQGVLASFLAALRRARLQALMGGTMSFLTFGALAVMLWFGGRQVMAGDLTPGNLVTFLIYALQVGGTVAALTGISNQFQEALGASGRIFELLDERSDLPETTAPVPLPRAQGSVAFDRVTFGYGGAPILRRLNFDVPAGQVVALVGPSGAGKTTLVNLISRFWDVSEGALLVDGHDVRAYALRDLRTQVGLVPQETLLFSGSIEDNIRYGHPGASPAEVMAAARAANAHTFVQDFPQGYATLVGERGVKLSGGQRQRVAIARALLKNPRILILDEATSALDNESEALVQEALEMLMQGRTTFIIAHRLSTIRNAERILVLNAGEIVEDGTHTELMKADGLYRELYELQYRKEQVARAELV
- a CDS encoding DUF805 domain-containing protein; this encodes MSFFRTHLVDVLRHDYVSFKGRVRRRDFWRFMLATAVVSLVLSAFQLVVREGTLLARIVEGVDLLVATAFLVPTLGMGARRLHDAGLSGWWQLLLAPLLLFVPWSAVTDPGVTVVWGPWWIVTAVLGWAGLLVLLMVDSVPHVNRWGASPKGAVPGDGTVNA
- a CDS encoding winged helix-turn-helix domain-containing protein, which codes for MVVPDAPQDARFHDNPLVTGHPGVRFYAGAPLVTPDGHQLGSFCIISYDARSKFTNEDAQRLGDFAALAIDELEWRLDRIRLGTQLQASTRIVSELKHATSLLRVHEAVTDLAIHPLSVTEYLDGLGPLLHESVQVDLLSLRLPEPDGEVRWTIPPAVTDQPLPLPSTDYPARPLFMDAFAGIQRVPGSLQGSGSGPVAWFPLVTRSGEPALLTVVRLERRPWQREERTLLQATAHAVQAVLNRQQESRGRESAFPAGPLAPGYRGTHDEAVRARPASSLMNEAELAATADLGSSAVGLASGRFNFRDVEFHLVQRCVRVGQQQVDLTRQEGQLFEILMSHPEVVVPRRLLERSLGREDSDSTALVNVHMSHLRRKLRGLSDRVTISTERGWGYVLQEVQNAVPE
- a CDS encoding ankyrin repeat domain-containing protein; this translates as MTTVLDHVCNGRWLDVRTFLEQSPPLGDPDASALLAELCYHGQPELVVFLLTLGANPDVPYHLHSASPHAYDLEPGTTAVGQTILGSVWGRYDTLSTLEALLSAGADANLHTFSGYTPLQLAIAFDRPAFAEALLRRGADPYRPSTDLDRPDAFVFAQDHPWARALLSSHQG